A region of Natribaculum luteum DNA encodes the following proteins:
- the fen gene encoding flap endonuclease-1 codes for MGNAALRDIAVIEEVPFDDLAGSIVAVDAHNWLYRYLTTTVKWTASETYTTLDGTEVANLVGIVQGLPKFFEHDITPVMVFDGGPSELKSDEIESRREQRETYEEQLEVAREEGDEVAIAQLESRTQRLTPTIQETSRELLELLDVPIVEAPAEGEAQAAHMARRGDADYVGSEDYDALLFGAPLTLRQLTSKGNPECMDLEATLEKHDLTLEQLIDAAILIGTDFNEGVSGIGPKTAISEITEHGDLWSVLEARGDHVEYADRVRDLFRNPNVTDDYEFDPTLEPDLSAARSYVVDEWGVAADEVARGFERIEESVTQTGLDRWT; via the coding sequence ATGGGAAACGCCGCACTCCGGGACATCGCCGTCATCGAGGAGGTCCCGTTCGACGACCTCGCGGGGTCGATCGTCGCCGTCGACGCCCACAACTGGCTCTACCGGTATCTGACGACGACCGTCAAGTGGACCGCAAGCGAGACGTACACGACCCTAGACGGAACCGAGGTGGCGAATCTGGTCGGCATCGTCCAGGGCTTGCCGAAGTTCTTCGAGCACGACATCACGCCCGTGATGGTCTTCGACGGCGGCCCCTCCGAACTCAAAAGCGACGAGATCGAGTCCCGGCGAGAACAGCGCGAAACCTACGAGGAGCAACTCGAGGTCGCCCGCGAGGAAGGCGACGAGGTCGCGATCGCCCAGCTCGAGTCGCGCACCCAGCGGCTGACGCCGACGATCCAGGAGACCAGCCGCGAACTCCTCGAACTGCTCGACGTGCCGATCGTCGAGGCCCCGGCGGAGGGCGAAGCGCAGGCCGCCCACATGGCTCGCCGCGGCGACGCCGACTACGTCGGCTCCGAGGACTACGACGCCCTGCTGTTTGGCGCGCCGCTGACGCTCCGGCAACTGACGAGCAAGGGGAACCCCGAGTGTATGGACCTCGAGGCGACCCTCGAGAAACACGACCTCACGCTCGAGCAACTGATCGACGCCGCAATCTTGATCGGGACGGACTTCAACGAGGGGGTCTCCGGCATCGGTCCGAAGACAGCGATTTCGGAGATCACCGAACACGGCGACCTCTGGAGCGTCCTCGAGGCAAGAGGCGACCACGTCGAGTACGCAGACCGTGTCCGGGACCTCTTTCGGAACCCGAACGTGACCGACGACTACGAGTTCGATCCAACCCTCGAACCCGACCTCTCGGCTGCACGGTCGTACGTCGTCGACGAGTGGGGCGTCGCCGCCGACGAGGTCGCCCGCGGCTTCGAGCGGATCGAGGAGAGCGTCACCCAGACTGGACTGGATCGCTGGACCTGA
- a CDS encoding GNAT family N-acetyltransferase, with amino-acid sequence MEYELLGWPPDGPKLRLDYERFSYAGKFVMSSTGKAVARVDGDVVAAVAFNEDRTDETTLWLRYITVRADRRGEGIGPRLAAFSRDRALERGYDHVRIAVNNVFAYEALYRAGFGYTGETTGIAELILEYSPDSGPSRPDPGRYHDGLDEFRDRDLSEAEQSFLRERRDADPPSPIGV; translated from the coding sequence GTGGAGTACGAACTACTGGGCTGGCCGCCGGACGGGCCGAAACTCCGACTCGACTACGAACGGTTCAGCTACGCCGGCAAGTTCGTGATGAGCAGTACGGGCAAGGCCGTCGCCCGCGTCGACGGCGACGTCGTTGCCGCCGTCGCGTTCAACGAGGACCGGACCGACGAGACGACGCTGTGGCTCCGGTACATCACGGTTCGGGCCGATCGGCGCGGCGAGGGGATCGGCCCGCGACTGGCGGCGTTCTCGCGCGACCGCGCGCTCGAGCGCGGGTACGATCACGTTCGCATCGCGGTCAACAACGTCTTCGCCTACGAAGCGCTCTACCGGGCGGGGTTCGGCTATACCGGCGAGACGACCGGCATCGCGGAGCTAATTCTCGAATATTCCCCCGATTCCGGCCCGTCCCGTCCGGACCCCGGCCGGTACCACGACGGACTCGACGAGTTTCGCGACCGGGACCTCTCCGAAGCGGAGCAGTCGTTCCTTCGCGAGCGACGCGACGCCGATCCGCCGTCGCCGATCGGCGTCTAA
- a CDS encoding pyridoxamine 5'-phosphate oxidase family protein yields the protein MDVRGSLSRSELETFLETTTVPVRLACHRPDGSLWMLSLWFRYREETIECATAASADVVAFLERDPAVAFEVSTNDPPYRGVRGNGTATVASDPEKTVLRDLLERYLGTTDAPLARRLLSDDRDEVTISIDPETVYGWDYSGRMAGSEQ from the coding sequence ATGGACGTCCGTGGCTCGCTCTCGCGTTCGGAACTCGAGACGTTCCTCGAGACGACGACTGTTCCCGTACGCCTCGCCTGTCACCGGCCGGACGGCTCGCTGTGGATGCTCTCGCTGTGGTTTCGCTACCGGGAGGAGACGATCGAGTGTGCGACGGCCGCGAGCGCAGACGTCGTCGCGTTCCTCGAGCGCGATCCAGCAGTCGCGTTCGAGGTGTCGACGAACGACCCGCCGTACCGGGGCGTCCGTGGCAACGGAACGGCGACAGTCGCGTCGGATCCAGAGAAAACCGTGTTGCGGGACCTGCTCGAGCGCTACCTCGGAACGACCGACGCGCCGCTTGCACGACGTCTCCTCTCGGACGACCGGGACGAGGTTACGATCTCGATCGACCCCGAAACAGTCTACGGCTGGGACTACTCCGGTCGGATGGCGGGTTCGGAGCAGTAG
- a CDS encoding DUF7344 domain-containing protein gives MGRGDRETSGVGDGEIDDSVFYALRNRHRRFTLYFLLEHESVSVVELADVVAGWIRAGEYGMATRAERDGVYASLVHRHVPVLEEADLVEWSDDRETVSRTNWPVPVSELVRLALTAETGEDES, from the coding sequence ATGGGGCGCGGGGATCGCGAAACGTCCGGCGTCGGAGACGGCGAGATCGACGATAGCGTCTTCTACGCCCTTCGGAATCGTCACCGGCGGTTCACGCTCTACTTCCTCCTCGAGCACGAGTCCGTCTCGGTCGTCGAACTCGCGGACGTGGTTGCTGGCTGGATACGCGCCGGGGAGTACGGTATGGCGACGCGCGCGGAACGCGACGGCGTCTACGCGAGCCTCGTCCACCGTCACGTCCCCGTCCTCGAGGAGGCGGACCTGGTCGAGTGGAGCGACGACCGCGAGACCGTCTCGCGAACGAACTGGCCGGTGCCCGTTTCCGAACTGGTTCGACTGGCGCTCACGGCCGAAACCGGCGAGGACGAATCCTGA
- a CDS encoding DICT sensory domain-containing protein, whose amino-acid sequence MNFDRLLSTVERRRKTIVVYSSDDDDVADGFEVRNASVEHRRLPDGAAGFAVVRGRDGFAGAIGLGELEEFVEPPIYSPWDEAFLTAEYRTLFELLDDSLFASLDRRQLLAATREIENRAWRVGRGTLRVGFQRLSILETQIDFYARLGAETALDVHVYGRDDWDPLEIPNTTVHAEPGDEIGSFWFLAFDGGDDETQACALLAKERAPGKFSGFWTYDPQIVDEMMTYVRNTYD is encoded by the coding sequence ATGAACTTCGACCGACTCCTCTCGACGGTCGAGCGCCGTCGAAAGACGATCGTCGTCTACTCGAGTGACGACGACGACGTCGCCGACGGATTCGAGGTTCGAAACGCGTCGGTCGAGCACAGGCGACTCCCCGACGGGGCCGCCGGGTTCGCCGTCGTTCGCGGCCGGGACGGCTTCGCCGGCGCGATCGGTCTCGGGGAACTCGAGGAGTTCGTCGAACCGCCGATCTACAGCCCCTGGGACGAGGCGTTTCTCACGGCGGAGTATCGAACCCTGTTCGAGTTACTCGACGACAGTCTGTTCGCCTCGCTCGATCGCCGACAGCTCCTCGCGGCGACTCGCGAGATCGAAAACCGGGCGTGGCGCGTCGGCCGTGGCACCCTCCGGGTCGGCTTCCAGCGACTGTCGATACTGGAGACGCAGATCGACTTCTACGCCCGACTCGGCGCGGAGACGGCCCTGGACGTTCACGTCTACGGACGGGACGACTGGGACCCGCTCGAGATTCCCAACACGACGGTCCACGCGGAACCAGGCGACGAGATTGGGTCGTTCTGGTTTCTCGCGTTCGACGGCGGCGACGACGAAACGCAGGCGTGTGCCCTGCTCGCGAAGGAACGTGCGCCAGGTAAATTCTCCGGCTTCTGGACGTACGACCCACAGATCGTCGACGAGATGATGACCTACGTCCGTAATACGTACGACTAG
- a CDS encoding protoglobin domain-containing protein, with amino-acid sequence MTDAFGSTELDDRSEPEQLGRLLEETTLSWRKEFVDFDDEDAQRLADLESLFREHQDELADRFYDNVLEYDETNAVVDRSERSIEALKDAQRAYLHSLATGDYGEAYFRNRARIGMHHATLEVPMAQYVGQYTVYYEVVLSMLEERMQREVVAAAEEWAASELESADSQRDGLFTGEFSVYAETDYSRSGEDEFELSESFESALREAIHEGMQDVLSVLRLTNLDMQMAADAYDAADRVGDDEQATGTDDERSGADTARTGSTSDGESDETGQSEGVGGLADEISDILDGNT; translated from the coding sequence GTGACAGACGCGTTCGGAAGCACCGAACTCGACGATCGGAGCGAGCCGGAGCAGCTCGGACGGCTCCTCGAGGAGACGACGCTGTCGTGGCGAAAGGAGTTCGTCGACTTCGACGACGAGGACGCACAGCGGCTGGCCGACCTCGAGTCGCTGTTCCGAGAACACCAGGACGAACTCGCCGATCGATTCTACGACAACGTACTCGAGTACGACGAAACGAACGCGGTCGTCGATCGATCCGAGCGCTCGATCGAAGCGCTGAAAGACGCCCAGCGGGCGTATCTGCACTCGCTCGCGACCGGCGACTACGGCGAAGCGTACTTCCGGAACCGTGCGCGGATCGGCATGCACCACGCCACGCTCGAGGTGCCGATGGCCCAGTACGTCGGACAGTACACCGTCTACTACGAGGTCGTGCTCTCGATGCTCGAAGAACGGATGCAACGCGAGGTCGTCGCGGCCGCCGAGGAGTGGGCGGCGTCGGAACTCGAGTCAGCCGACTCGCAGCGAGATGGACTGTTCACCGGTGAGTTTTCGGTGTACGCAGAGACTGACTACTCGAGGTCGGGTGAGGACGAGTTCGAACTGTCGGAGTCGTTCGAATCGGCGCTTCGAGAGGCGATTCACGAGGGGATGCAGGACGTCCTCTCGGTGTTGCGGCTTACGAACCTCGACATGCAGATGGCTGCGGACGCGTACGACGCCGCCGATAGAGTCGGCGACGACGAGCAGGCGACTGGCACGGACGACGAACGATCGGGTGCAGACACGGCACGAACGGGTTCGACGAGCGACGGGGAATCCGATGAAACCGGCCAGTCGGAGGGCGTTGGTGGACTTGCGGACGAAATTTCCGACATTCTCGACGGAAACACGTGA
- a CDS encoding substrate-binding domain-containing protein, translating to MAIHRRKFLGATAGAVAATMAGCMGNDGENGDGNGDGDGNGDDGGASAEIVGETLTLTTTTSTYDTGLLDEVNAAFEDRYGVAVDAVAQGTGAALETARSGDSDVVMVHARSLEDEFLEEGYGVNRRDLMFNDFVVVGPEDDPAGIDGMESATEAFQTIADTGSTFVSRGDNSGTHTKELAIWEAAGTEPGGNWYREVGAGMGDALNQASESGAYTLSDRGTFISMQDDVNLGIRVQGPIEGGPELLANPYGVIAVNPAVHSNANYDLAMSYIGFLTSPEGQEIIENYTVDDKQLFFPEALSEDPNFQQYVPEGWSSDGGE from the coding sequence ATGGCGATACATCGACGTAAATTCCTGGGGGCGACTGCAGGAGCAGTGGCGGCCACGATGGCCGGCTGTATGGGGAACGACGGCGAAAATGGCGATGGCAACGGCGACGGTGACGGCAACGGTGACGATGGCGGGGCTAGCGCAGAAATCGTCGGCGAGACGCTCACCCTGACGACGACCACGAGCACGTACGACACGGGGCTGCTCGACGAGGTAAACGCCGCCTTCGAGGACCGATACGGCGTCGCCGTGGACGCGGTCGCACAGGGAACCGGCGCGGCACTCGAGACGGCCCGGTCGGGCGACTCCGACGTCGTGATGGTCCACGCGCGATCGCTCGAGGACGAGTTCCTCGAGGAGGGGTACGGGGTGAACCGTCGCGACCTGATGTTCAACGACTTCGTCGTCGTCGGTCCCGAGGACGATCCGGCGGGAATCGACGGGATGGAAAGTGCGACCGAGGCATTTCAGACGATCGCCGACACCGGGTCGACGTTCGTCTCGCGTGGGGACAACTCCGGGACGCACACCAAGGAGCTGGCGATCTGGGAAGCCGCCGGCACCGAGCCGGGCGGCAACTGGTACCGCGAGGTCGGAGCCGGGATGGGCGACGCGCTCAACCAGGCAAGCGAGAGCGGAGCGTACACGCTGTCCGACCGGGGGACGTTCATCTCGATGCAGGACGACGTCAATCTCGGCATTCGCGTCCAGGGGCCGATCGAGGGCGGCCCGGAACTGCTGGCGAACCCGTACGGGGTCATCGCGGTCAATCCGGCGGTGCACTCGAACGCGAACTACGACCTGGCGATGTCGTACATCGGCTTTCTCACCTCGCCGGAAGGACAGGAGATCATCGAGAACTACACCGTCGACGACAAACAGCTGTTCTTCCCGGAGGCGCTCTCGGAGGACCCGAACTTCCAGCAGTACGTGCCCGAAGGATGGAGTTCCGACGGGGGTGAGTGA